A window of the Brassica oleracea var. oleracea cultivar TO1000 chromosome C1, BOL, whole genome shotgun sequence genome harbors these coding sequences:
- the LOC106333141 gene encoding uncharacterized protein LOC106333141 has translation MIKLKLVTYPVKVKDGSKGTLSFSYRFNPVAPLDDMSPSAPDYSLWFGQPVHPTPDPASSGHHVYLNTDPARLGQPVYLNTDPARSGQPVYLNPDPASLGQPVMFSPQFQTTMPKLKLMLVIKSAKDIKSVSIGNDMNVSASVMIRGGKARTKDTVNTPITYCTYRNPRWDHEVEFCLDEKLVQEGRLTLVVKIIGVRALLGDKGVGEVVVTIQELYGLNPPSPLPSKGDDGHGMSLMTRDVTVSSGRKGTLSFA, from the coding sequence ATGATAAAACTCAAGTTAGTGACTTACCCTGTAAAAGTCAAGGATGGTTCCAAAGGAACGTTAAGCTTCTCGTACCGGTTTAACCCGGTAGCACCACTTGATGATATGTCCCCATCGGCCCCGGACTACTCGCTTTGGTTTGGTCAACCCGTTCACCCAACTCCGGATCCAGCAAGTTCAGGTCATCATGTTTACCTAAACACAGATCCAGCGAGGTTAGGTCAGCCCGTTTACCTAAATACGGATCCAGCAAGATCAGGTCAGCCCGTTTACCTAAATCCGGATCCAGCCAGTTTAGGTCAGCCTGTCATGTTTTCCCCTCAATTTCAAACCACTATGCCGAAACTTAAACTTATGCTTGTGATCAAATCCGCTAAAGACATAAAAAGTGTCAGCATAGGTAACGACATGAACGTGTCCGCTTCGGTTATGATCCGTGGCGGTAAAGCAAGAACTAAAGATACAGTCAATACCCCTATCACCTATTGCACCTATAGAAACCCGAGATGGGACCACGAAGTTGAGTTTTGTCTCGACGAGAAGCTAGTTCAAGAGGGTCGTTTGACACTCGTTGTGAAAATAATTGGCGTGCGAGCGTTACTTGGGGATAAAGGAGTTGGTGAGGTCGTAGTCACGATTCAGGAGCTTTATGGATTAAACCCACCGTCTCCTCTGCCATCTAAAGGTGATGATGGTCACGGTATGAGTTTGATGACCCGGGATGTGACAGTTTCTTCAGGGAGAAAAGGAACATTGAGCTTCGCATAA